CAAACTTATTTTTCTCCTAATCCAACAAGAGATTTTCTTAACATCAAAACAGATTCTAAAATCAATTCAGTTTCTGTCGTAGATATTACAGGTAAAAAAGTAAATGTAAAACTAGAAAATGACAAAGTTGATGTGAGAAGTCTTCCTGCAGGAACTTATCTAATCAATGTTGAAACAAAAGATGGTATTACTACCGAGAAATTCATCAAAAAATAAATTGCTGACCAATCTCAGTATATTAAAAACGCTCCAATTGGGGCGTTTTTGTTATTTTAGGGTTTTAAAATTTAATCTATGATAGAAAATAAAGTAGCTTATATTACAGGAGGAACAAAAGGCGTAGGATACGGAATTGCAAAAATATTGCTTCAAAATGGTGTTTCAGTTGCGTTTTCGGGGAGAAAAAAAGAGGATGTTGAAAAAGTAGAAAATGAATTAAAACAATATTCAACTCATGTTTTGGGATTGGTTTCGGATGTTAAGAATTTGGATAGTGAATTTAACGCCGTTAAAAGCATCATAGAAAAATTTGGAAGATTAGATTTTGTAATCGCCAATGCAGGATTAGGAATTTTTAAACCTGTTGACGAACTAAGTTCCGAAGAATGGAATGAGATGATTGACACCAATTTAACCGGAGTTTTTCATACTTTAAAAGCATCAGTTGAAGAGTTAAAGAAAACAGAAGGGTATTATATTACGATTTCAAGTTTGGCAGGAACTAATTTCTTTGAAAACGGAACAGGCTACAATGCTTCAAAATTTGGTGTTGTAGGTTTTACTCAGGCGGCAATGATTGATTTGAGAAAGTATAATATTAAATCTACGGTGATTATGCCGGGTTCGGTAGCAACCCATTTTAACGGAAATATTCCTTCAGAAAAAGATGCCTGGAAAATTCAGCCGGATGATATGGGAAATCTAGTATTGGATGTTTTACGAATGAACCCAAGGGTTTTACCTAGCAAGATTGAGTTTAGAGCAACAAAATCAAAAGCTTAGAAACTTATAATGCGCTGAATAATAATTAAATAAGTATTATGCATGCATAATATATTTTTTATTTATATTTACAAAAATTAACAAACAAAAATAGCTTCAAAAAATTTTCCGATTTAAAGAGGCTAAAAAGTAAACAAATAGAGTACACATGGAGCCGTAAAGCTGCATATGGCAAGTGAAAATAATTAAAACAACATATGAAATCGCCATGATTTGGAAACGCTTTTACCAATGAAAACAAGCGATAACATATGGCAATTAAAAACAATAAAATCTACATATGAAAATATTAGTTTGCATCAGTAGTGTTCCAGATACTACTTCAAAAATCAACTTTACAGCAGATAAGTCTGCATTCGACAAAAACGGAATTCAATGGGTAATCAATCCATTAGATGAATTTGCATTAACAAAAGCAATCAAATTACAAGAATCTCAGGGAGCAACAGTGACGGTTTTAAACGTAGGAGATGCTGCTACAGAACCGGTAATCAGAAAAGCTTTGGCAATTGGTGCAAACGATGGAGTAAGAGTAAATCTTGACCCTAAAGACAGCTATTCTACCGCTAAAGAAATCGCTTCAGTAGCTCAGAATGGTGGTTATGACTTAATTCTTTGTGGTAAAGAATCAATTGATTACAACGGAGGTTCTGTTCCTGGGATGGTTGCTCAGTTATTGAATCAGCCTTTCGTTAATGCATCTGTAGGTTTAGATGTAAACGGAGCTGAAGCTACTGCTGTAAGAGAAATTGAAGGCGGTAAAGAAACTATTTCTGTGAAATTACCTGCTGTAATCGCTGGTCAGAAAGGATTAGTAGATGAAAAAGATTTGATTATTCCAAACATGAGAGGGATTATGTCTGCAAGAACAAAACCTTTGCAGGTAGTAGAGCCTACTTCTTCTGAAGTAAAAGTTCAGGGAGTTTCTTATGATTCTGTTCCTGCAAGAGCAGCTGTGAAAATCGTTTCTCCAGACAATTTAGATGAGTTGGTAAGACTTCTTCACGAGGAAGCTAAAGTAATTTAAAAAAAGATAACAGATCTTAGGTATAAGGTAATAGCTTAAAACCTAATTCCTAAAACCTAATTCCTAAAACCTAAAAAAATAAAATCATGGCAGTATTCGTATACGCAGAAAATATAAATGGTGTTTACAAGAAAGCAGCTTTTGAGGCAGTTTCTTATGCTAAAGCAGTGGCAGACCAAGCGGGAGAAACCGTTACGGCAATCTCTGTAAACCCTACAGATTCTTCAGATTTATTGTATAAATATGGAGCAACAAACGTAATCAATATCAAAGACGAAGGTCTTAAAAATTTCTCAGCAAAAGCTTATGCACAAGCAGTAAGTGAAGTTGTAGATGGAAATATCCTTGTTTTCCCTCACACAACAGATGCTTCTTCTGTAGCACCAATGTTAGCGATAATGAAAGATTACTCTCTTATTACCAATGTTTTGGAAGCTCCTGAAAGTCAGTCTCCATTTCAGGTAAAAAGAAAAGCATTCTCTGGAAAAGGTTTTATGCATGCAAAAGCTGAAGGAACAGGGGTAATCCTTACCGTTTCTCAAAATGCTTTCGGTGTTAAAGAAAATACAGTTTCTGGTTCTGAAGAGGTGAAAAATCTTTCTGTTGCTAATGAAGATACTAAAGTTATCTCTCATGAGCAGAGTTCAGGGAAATTAGACCTTAAAGAAGCTGAAGTAGTTGTTTCTGCAGGTAGAGGATTAAAAGGTCCTGAAAACTGGGGTATGGTAGAAGAGTTAGCAAACGTTTTAGGCGCTGCTACAGCTTGTTCAAAGCCGGTTTCGGATATCGGATGGAGACCTCACACAGAACACGTAGGTCAAACTGGTAAAGCAATTGCACCTAATCTTTATATTGCAATTGGTATTTCTGGAGCGATTCAGCATTTGGCTGGTGTAAACTCTTCTAAAACAATCGTTGTAATCAACAGTGATGCTGAAGCTCCGTTCTTCAAGTCAGCTGACTATGGGGTTGTAGGAGATGCTTTCCAGATTATCCCTGCATTAACTGAAAAGATTAAAGCACTTAAAGGATAGAAAGGTTAATGGTGAATTTTGCTTCACAAGTCAATATTGAATTTTTTAAAATTGATAACGAAGTAATTGACATTTGACCATTCACAATTTAAATAATTACAATAAAAGCTCGGCTTCCGGGCTTTTATTTTTGTCTAAAAAGTAAAACCTACAATAAAAAATTAATTTATATTTGTAGTTATGGATTATAAACAGCTAGTCATACGCGGAATATCGTACAGCCAGACCCAGTCTGGAGCTTACGCATTGCTATTGGAACATGAAGAAACAAACATTAAATTGCCCGTGGTTATCGGTAATTTTGAAGCGCAATCCATTTCTTTAGGTTTAGAAAAAGATATTCATCCGCCACGTCCGCTTACACACGATTTATTTACAAAATTTATTATTTCTACCCATTATAAATTGGTTTCTGTAATCATTTATCAGATTGTAGACGGTGTTTTCTTCTCAAATATCAATTTTAAAAATTCCGAAACCGAGGAAGAGCTTATTCTTGATGCAAGAACATCAGACGCTGTTGCAATGGCAGTAAGATTTGATGCACCCATTTATACCACACAGCAGGTTTTAAATGAAGCCGGAATATTATTGGAATTGGAAGAGGTAGCTAAAGAAGATGAAACTTTTTCTGAGGCTGTTGAAGCTGAAGACAGTTTAACCTCTGCTTCAATGGAAGAATTGCAGAAATTGCTGGATGAAGCGGTAAAAGAAGAAGATTTTGATACGGCTCTTGAGATTCAGGAGGAAATCAAAAGGCGAAAAAAGAAAATAGATTAAAGAGATATTATATTTAAAAAATGAATTTAAAATTACGATTGACCATCCTGAGCTTTCTCCAGTTTGGAGTATGGGGAGCTTATTTAACTTCCATGGGAAATTATTTAGGATCGGTAGGATTGGGCTCTAAAATTGGTCTTTTCTACGCAATGCAAGGAATTGTATCTATTTTTATGCCCGCAATTATGGGAATTATTGCAGATCGATGGATTCAGGCTCAGAAACTTCTTGGGATTTCACATTTTCTTGCTGCAGCTTTCTTGGCATGGGCTGGATATTACGGGATGTCAGCAGGAGCCGATGTAGAATTCTCAAAATTATTTCTTTTATACGGCTTAAGTGTAACTTTCTATATGCCCACAATTGCGCTTTCAAATTCGGTTGCGTATTCGGTTTTAGTGAATAATAATTTTGATACTATAAAATCGTTTCCTCCAATTCGAACAATGGGAACTGTAGGCTTCATCTGTGCCATGCTATTCGTAAATTTTGCAGGCATTCAAGATGGAAATTTAAGTTTCAACTTTTCAAA
The sequence above is a segment of the Chryseobacterium turcicum genome. Coding sequences within it:
- a CDS encoding electron transfer flavoprotein subunit alpha/FixB family protein codes for the protein MAVFVYAENINGVYKKAAFEAVSYAKAVADQAGETVTAISVNPTDSSDLLYKYGATNVINIKDEGLKNFSAKAYAQAVSEVVDGNILVFPHTTDASSVAPMLAIMKDYSLITNVLEAPESQSPFQVKRKAFSGKGFMHAKAEGTGVILTVSQNAFGVKENTVSGSEEVKNLSVANEDTKVISHEQSSGKLDLKEAEVVVSAGRGLKGPENWGMVEELANVLGAATACSKPVSDIGWRPHTEHVGQTGKAIAPNLYIAIGISGAIQHLAGVNSSKTIVVINSDAEAPFFKSADYGVVGDAFQIIPALTEKIKALKG
- a CDS encoding bifunctional nuclease family protein, whose amino-acid sequence is MDYKQLVIRGISYSQTQSGAYALLLEHEETNIKLPVVIGNFEAQSISLGLEKDIHPPRPLTHDLFTKFIISTHYKLVSVIIYQIVDGVFFSNINFKNSETEEELILDARTSDAVAMAVRFDAPIYTTQQVLNEAGILLELEEVAKEDETFSEAVEAEDSLTSASMEELQKLLDEAVKEEDFDTALEIQEEIKRRKKKID
- a CDS encoding SDR family oxidoreductase → MIENKVAYITGGTKGVGYGIAKILLQNGVSVAFSGRKKEDVEKVENELKQYSTHVLGLVSDVKNLDSEFNAVKSIIEKFGRLDFVIANAGLGIFKPVDELSSEEWNEMIDTNLTGVFHTLKASVEELKKTEGYYITISSLAGTNFFENGTGYNASKFGVVGFTQAAMIDLRKYNIKSTVIMPGSVATHFNGNIPSEKDAWKIQPDDMGNLVLDVLRMNPRVLPSKIEFRATKSKA
- a CDS encoding electron transfer flavoprotein subunit beta/FixA family protein, with protein sequence MKILVCISSVPDTTSKINFTADKSAFDKNGIQWVINPLDEFALTKAIKLQESQGATVTVLNVGDAATEPVIRKALAIGANDGVRVNLDPKDSYSTAKEIASVAQNGGYDLILCGKESIDYNGGSVPGMVAQLLNQPFVNASVGLDVNGAEATAVREIEGGKETISVKLPAVIAGQKGLVDEKDLIIPNMRGIMSARTKPLQVVEPTSSEVKVQGVSYDSVPARAAVKIVSPDNLDELVRLLHEEAKVI